One window of the Lipingzhangella halophila genome contains the following:
- a CDS encoding ATP-binding protein, which produces MAIVQLTISALPAHVRTARLMATAVARRAGIAESALDEVRLAVGEACSRAVEAHRVHCPDQPIQLELIDGTAKRPLTAGQGDPPIPATPPNGHKAQRFEVVVSDRAPAKEASSALNSHSPDSASAYLEEAEEMLPGDVAGLSPDVGLAVIVGLADDVSIEPHEGGTVVRMSWPLGNTDADPESPLSVS; this is translated from the coding sequence ATGGCAATCGTCCAGCTCACGATCAGTGCGCTGCCCGCCCACGTACGAACGGCGCGGCTCATGGCAACGGCCGTGGCCCGCCGGGCGGGCATCGCCGAGTCCGCCCTAGACGAAGTTCGCCTGGCGGTCGGTGAGGCATGCTCCCGGGCTGTGGAGGCACACCGGGTGCACTGCCCCGACCAGCCGATCCAGCTCGAACTGATCGACGGCACCGCAAAACGTCCGCTTACCGCCGGGCAGGGCGACCCGCCGATCCCGGCCACACCACCCAACGGGCACAAGGCCCAGCGTTTCGAGGTCGTCGTGTCCGACCGGGCACCGGCCAAGGAGGCGAGCTCGGCTCTCAACAGCCACAGCCCGGACAGCGCTAGCGCCTACCTGGAGGAGGCGGAGGAGATGCTTCCGGGGGATGTCGCGGGGTTGTCTCCCGACGTCGGGCTCGCCGTCATTGTCGGACTGGCCGACGACGTCAGCATCGAGCCGCACGAAGGCGGCACAGTGGTCCGCATGAGCTGGCCCTTGGGGAACACCGACGCCGACCCGGAGTCACCCCTCTCGGTCAGTTGA